The sequence TCATGATTGATCTGCTTGGCCCGTTCGGCGAGATAGAAGGGGTCAACGCCGATGCAGTGACCGCCCACCAGGCCGGGGGAGAATTTCAGGAAGTTCCATTTGGTGCCGGCGGCTTCGAGCACATCATAGACGCTGATGCCGAGCTTCTGGAAAATCATGGTGATTTCATTGACAAAGGCGATGTTGATGTCGCGCTGGGCGTTCTCGATCACCTTGGCAGCTTCGGCGGCGCGGATGCTGGCCGCCGGGAAGACGCCGCCGCTGGTCACGGCACCGTAAAGTTCAGTCAGCACCCCAACCACTTCCGGGGTCTGGCCGGAAATCACCTTGGTGATCTTGTCAACGGTATGTTCCTTGTCACCCGGGTTGATGCGTTCCGGGGAATAGCCGAGATAGAAGTCCTCGCCGCACTTCAGGCCGGAGGTTTCCTCCAGCACCGGACCGCACAGTTCCTCGGTCACGCCGGGATAGACCGTGCTTTCAAAAACAACGATCGATCCTTTCGGGATCACCGGGCCCAGCATTTCACAGGCGGACCGCACCGGGCTCAGGTCCGGCTTGTTGTTTTCATCCACCGGCGTCGGCACTGTCACGATATAGACAGCGGCATCCCTGATCCCCTCGGGGTCGGCGGTATAGCTGATGGTGCTGGCTTTCAGTTTTTCCTCGGTCACTTCCTCAGTGCGGTCAAATCCGCTTTCGAGCTCCCGGATGCGGTTCTCGCTGATATCAAACCCGATGGTCGGGAATTTCTTCGCCAGGGCGATCGCCAGCGGCAACCCCACATAGCCCAGGCCGACCACCACGATACGTGACTCTTTGTTAAAGGAGATATCTGTCATTGTTTTCTCTGTTTATTTTCCAGTTAGAAACTTCCTCGGATCATGACCGAATTTATAGCGCCCAATTCTTAAAAAAATAATACTTCAAAGGCGAAAAAAACCAAACTAGTCAAGAATATGCCGCCAATCCTGCTCCAGCCGGTGCCGTTCACCGGCAGAAAGGATCTCATATAATTCCGTTCCCCGATCCAGCCGCTGGCCGCCATCACGGCCCAGAGCCCGGAATTCCACCTCCAGGTCATGACGCGACGGTTTATACCAGAACAGGCCGAAGGGTATCTTCATGTAGATCCCCTTGTCAAAGGAGCCGTCACCGAAATCCTCTGACGACATGTCGGTCACCGTTGCAAACAGGCCGATCCGGATGCCGTTGTCAAAACGCCGCGAGATATCAAATGTCGCCCCCCAGTCCCCGGCCAGGTAACGCCCGGCCCGGACCACGGTGGAAATATTGTAGCGGCTGTTTTCATGGTACAGGCTCACATGACCGGTCACCGTATCATAATCCCGGAAGTCGAACAGTTGCTCATAATCCCGCTGTTTGGCCCAGTTCAGGTCCCCGCCCACAGCCCAGCTGCTGCCCCGCCGCTTGTAAAGAACCTCCGCACCGACACCGCCGTACATGGACTCAAACAAACCGGCGGTGACACGTGTATAGAGGTCCGGCAGCGGGTTTTCAATATAGTTGAACTGTATTCTTTTCAGGGTCGGAGAATACCTGTCGACATAGCGGCCGATGTCACTGCGCACTGCCGGCACATTGTCATCCGGGCGCGGAGAAATATCTTCCAGGTTGCCGACAATTTTCTGTCGCACCTCGGCCATGACATCCAGCCCGTCATAAAAACTGTAGCGGGCAAGGAGAGTGGCATAGAGATCCGCCTTGAATTTGTCGTTGGAAATACTGCCGAAATGACTGGTGACTTCAGGCAGGATATCCCACTCGAAGGCACCCTCCCCGGCGTCGGCAGTGGCGACTTGTTCCTCCTTCATCGCCGTAGCGTCATTGTTGATTTCAGAGGTCACCAGGATTTCTTCAGGGCTGCCCTGGTAATTAGCAGCTTTCTCGAATTCCTTCCGCATCAGGGAGAGCCTCGATATTTCCAGTCCCCGCTCCATGGATATGACATCGAACAGCTCCACCTGGTCGGGCATGGTCGAGGTCAGGATCCGTGCCGTCCGTCCGGCATTCCTCGGGATTTCCGCATAGGGGCCGATATTCTTGACCACCTCAGCCCTGTATTCGCCAATCCGCACCGACAGGGGGGCAAGATCATTGTCCTTCAGGTCCCTGAGCGCGGCATCGGCCAACCTGCGGTTTTCTGCCGCGTCCGTCAGCTTCCGGGAGGCCTGCTCCCGCAGATAGACATCGCTGCGTTCAAACAGGGCAATGGCAGTCCGCCCCAGTTCGTCATTTCGGCGGCCATGCAGATAGGCGCCCTCCTGCCCTTCCTCGGGGAATTCGAGCGTCGCCTCCGGATAGGCCAGCAATACCGCCCCGAGCGCCGTCATATTCTCCACATTGGCCGTTTCCTCACGCACCAGAGTGAAAACAAAATCGTCCTCTTCCTGAGAGACGGATAACACCCGGAACCCGAGTGCCTTCAAACGGTCGAACGTCCTGTCGTTTTCCAGCGCCAGGGTCGGCTCTGTTTGTACAGTGGAACTCGTACCCCGCCCCTCCCTGACATGAACCGGAACAGGATCCCTGCCCTTTGACCAGTCCGCCAGTTTAAAACTGTGCAGGCTGGTTTTCAGGACCAGCCGGAACGAGACCCGATCGCCATAGTCATAGCCGACGGCGAGGTCAATCCAGGATGCGGGCCGGTAGTTAAGGCCAAAATTTACCGGGGATTTATCCTTCAGATGGGACAAGTGGGGGATATTGTCCGTATCCAGGCTGCTGAATTCCATTTTCAGGCTCAGGCCGTCGATAGGGGTCTGATACTGAACCCCCGCGAAGACGGCCATATCCTGCCCGGCAAAATAGCTGCCAAACGGAATGTCTCCCGAACCGGTGTCCGTGTTTCTCTGGTCGAAACCATCGCCAAAGACGCGCAAGACGTTATAAAACCCGCCCCTGGTGGACAGATTTCCCCAGCCAAACCCAAAAGTGAAATCAAAATCATGAAAACGCTTGTTGGCGACAATATATTCTGCGCCATACTTGCCGCTGCCCAGCATATCACGAAACCCGACGGCCAGGGCCGGGAGGAAATTTCCC comes from Emcibacter nanhaiensis and encodes:
- a CDS encoding YjbH domain-containing protein, which produces MSGGVRRALLLLGISAVAQSLAVGQIALAGDNSAGNFGGVGLLDMPTARFEEDGMLSLGGYYNTDTTRLFVSWQATPWLETTLSYTDEQHPKLELDRSLDLKIRLLEEGNFLPALAVGFRDMLGSGKYGAEYIVANKRFHDFDFTFGFGWGNLSTRGGFYNVLRVFGDGFDQRNTDTGSGDIPFGSYFAGQDMAVFAGVQYQTPIDGLSLKMEFSSLDTDNIPHLSHLKDKSPVNFGLNYRPASWIDLAVGYDYGDRVSFRLVLKTSLHSFKLADWSKGRDPVPVHVREGRGTSSTVQTEPTLALENDRTFDRLKALGFRVLSVSQEEDDFVFTLVREETANVENMTALGAVLLAYPEATLEFPEEGQEGAYLHGRRNDELGRTAIALFERSDVYLREQASRKLTDAAENRRLADAALRDLKDNDLAPLSVRIGEYRAEVVKNIGPYAEIPRNAGRTARILTSTMPDQVELFDVISMERGLEISRLSLMRKEFEKAANYQGSPEEILVTSEINNDATAMKEEQVATADAGEGAFEWDILPEVTSHFGSISNDKFKADLYATLLARYSFYDGLDVMAEVRQKIVGNLEDISPRPDDNVPAVRSDIGRYVDRYSPTLKRIQFNYIENPLPDLYTRVTAGLFESMYGGVGAEVLYKRRGSSWAVGGDLNWAKQRDYEQLFDFRDYDTVTGHVSLYHENSRYNISTVVRAGRYLAGDWGATFDISRRFDNGIRIGLFATVTDMSSEDFGDGSFDKGIYMKIPFGLFWYKPSRHDLEVEFRALGRDGGQRLDRGTELYEILSAGERHRLEQDWRHILD
- a CDS encoding nucleotide sugar dehydrogenase, which encodes MTDISFNKESRIVVVGLGYVGLPLAIALAKKFPTIGFDISENRIRELESGFDRTEEVTEEKLKASTISYTADPEGIRDAAVYIVTVPTPVDENNKPDLSPVRSACEMLGPVIPKGSIVVFESTVYPGVTEELCGPVLEETSGLKCGEDFYLGYSPERINPGDKEHTVDKITKVISGQTPEVVGVLTELYGAVTSGGVFPAASIRAAEAAKVIENAQRDINIAFVNEITMIFQKLGISVYDVLEAAGTKWNFLKFSPGLVGGHCIGVDPFYLAERAKQINHDPRIILSGRAINDGMADFVAERIAAQLSGSGKILVLGLTFKENCPDLRNTKSIDLINSLKRRGFTVDVADAAAYPEEAEKYYKIKLLSDLEAIPDGEYAAVVGAVSHDEYAALTPEFFERVIEPGGLIADIKAMWRTMEKPKTLRKWQL